The genomic DNA TCTCACATTTTCTGCCCATGGGACAACATGAACTCGCATTGTCCTCACCCCGTAAATACCGAGAAAGATTGAGGTCCCCAATCTATCCACGCCTTTATCCACACGAACTCCACCACAAacaccttcttcttccttctgcTGCTCCAGAGAGCTTTTAACGGCAGAAGAATGGCTTTTGCAACCTTAACGGTGTCGTTTCATCTCAAAATTTCTTCCCCATTGCGCCCTCCTCAGTCGACTCGGGCCTCCCACGGCCTCTCGGTCCAACTCGCTCCGTGCAACAAGTGGAGCTCGCTGAGACTCGGTTCCTCGCACAGCTTTTCTGGGTTCTTCGGCTCGGTTCTTTCTCAGAAGCTCTCCACAATCACTCCCCTCCCTCTCAGGCTTCGCTCTCTCACTATCGTCTCCGCCAAAGGCTACAAAATGAAGACCCACAAGGTCTCTCTCTCGGGAGAGTACACAAGACCCATGATTGAATTTGCATTTCCCGAATGAAATTTAGTTCTGGGAGATTACATCCTAAGCAATTATGTGTTGTTTTCACTTTCCTACATGTTATGAGCGTTCAAAatgagcttctttttttttttcttttttcttttttttttctgtttttaattatttggtgaattttttgttaataggCTTCCGCGAAGCGATTTAGGGTGACGGGTAGAGGAAAAATTGTTCGGAGGAGAGCTGGAAAGCAACATTTGCTGTACAAGAAGAACAACAAGAGGAAATTACGACTCTCCAAACTGGTGCGCTTTCTTCCTACATTATCCCTATTATTGCATATATAGGTGGGTGGTGGGAAGAAGTCTTGAATTAAATTCTTATGCAGGTTTGTTTAAGATGGCTAAATTTGATGTTGGATTGACTTTTTACATGATTTCGTTCTTAAGGTCTATCCATTAATCGTAGCTTATACTGAAGTGTTATTTTTTAGGCATTGATTTGATAGGGCTGCTGGTATGCTTGAATTTTGCCGTATAGGGAAACTGTGTTGGTTAGGGAATGAAATTAGTTCCACTTAGAGTAGAATAGAGAAAAGCCGTGTGGTTTGGTTATAATCGTTGGATCATGTTTGTTTAAATGGAGAACCGGGGTGAGGATGTCAGGGACTTGTAAGAggccaaaaaagaaagtatGAAAATTGACATAGATGACGCAAGGTGAGTGATTTTTATCACCTTTCCTCTTTTTGAATCTTTAAGAGGGTTAAAAGAACTGAAGCAAtgtgttaaaataaataagacaaaaggGCTACCAATTTGTTCCCCATCTATAGATATTACAAGAGCGAATTACACGAGTATGCAAGGAAAAGTGATGAAAGATTTTCTAGATTTGTGTGGAGAATCTAATTAGGAGAGGATGCtctgattgagctacttctttgTATTTCTTGTAGGGAAGATAAATATGCTTTGGAAGCTCATTAAAAACCCACTCTTGATATTCAATTTCAAATCTTTAGGTTTTTGAGAAATTTGAACTATGTAGTAAGTAGTCCCCGAGACCAAACATCTTTCTAGTCTTCTGTTTTCTTAATGAAACTATGTTGAAGAATAAGGAGGAAATAATCCACAGTGTTTGCTTTATATCAAGGGCCTCGTgtctgtcatttttttttttatatcttcaTTCATCATCTGTCAGTTCATTCCAAGATTCGTTGTATTGCTGAATTTACAAAAGATTAAGTTCTTGTTTGGACATCTAAGTTGGGAAAAAATGCAGCACATTTGCTTGACAGAGTACGTCTAATTATTCTCCAATTGCAGTATCATATGGTTTTTGCACTTAAGAGATGAGGgatatttttttggatgaatgagaaATTCATTAACCATCAAAGAAGACATACACCCTCTAGCTATCCAACAAATTCATTTAAACCTCTTCATTTTTTCTGCTTCTCAGAAACCCACTTTTGGACATAATTCTTGATCTAACTTCCCGGCAAATTCGATGGAGGATTTGCTCCTCTGTATGCAACTGATTCTAAGAGATGAGGGATTGCctcttattttattatcttcttgtgtttttttatcTGTTCTGTTTGCCGCCTCTTGTGTGGAGTTTCTTTGATGGTATGGGCTTTGTTCGGTAACCTCTTCAGAAGTTGGCATGTTAAGTTCTTCAATCCTGAAGCTTTAAGCCTTtaatagagagagaaatgttaCGCTTTGTAAAGGAGTAGAGTGAAGAATTTTATCTTGTAGACCAAAGGAAAATTTATTGTCATATTGAGTGCATTTCTACCTTGGTTCTTGTCATATTGtcctttcctttcatttttttcattcgTTGttcaagaaattataaaaaGGTAGGGGTCCAGGGGCCATTGTCTGGTGCAATGGTAAAGTCTTGAAAGTCACCActtcatgttaaaaaataaattgctgaattttaagattttatcaAGCCACCCCTCCTATGATCTTACTTATGGGGGACCAACACTAGAGTGAAATACTGAAGCTTTTAGATGAACATCTCAGATTAAAATATGTGGGTAAGAGTAGCTAGGACATATTCCTTGTGTTTAACATTCCATTTCCACTCTCAGAGCTGGTTTCTGACATGGATACTCACTGCAAAGGTTTAGTACTGGagtaaaattctttttgatggaGAACTTGCATAAATGCCTTAATCTACCAAGAATGGATCTCAATATTGAATGAAATGGCTTTGTTTTGAATGACTTGAAAACTGTTAGACTTACTAGTAATTATGTGCCTTTTCTTTTGCAAGCAAGTAGTGTTATTCTTATATCTATCAGATTTAGTATTTGAAAATTGCTTTGTTTACACTTTGATTTATTGTCATGCACAGCACCCTGTCCACCGGAGTGACTATGACAATGTGATTGGTTGCTTGCCATATCTGAAAGTAAATAGAAATGCAAAGTAGACATGATGTTTACATTTTATGAGGGAGGCCCATCTGTTCTGTAACATGTTGATTACTCACATTTATGTAAAAGACAAGTGCTTTGATTGTATCCTCTCAAGCAAGTTTAGTGCAGTTGGTTTTCCGTAACCTGGaatttttatcttgttattATCATATCAAAACTTCCCTACCCTTTTTTTGACCATTACCACTTGCAGTATTTGTAACTTGAATTTGCTAGAGAATGGTGGTTCCTTTTATTGCATTCAAATGCTGGTTGGCAAATGTAGCTGAAAAATAGCTTGTATACATTTAGCCAAGTTACTTTGATCCTGTATCACTTTTTGCAAGCAAAATACAGAAATGTTTTGATGCAATCATGTATTCTACACATGATGGGATAATGCCAAGTGAAAcgaattaatgaaaatttatatgaTTTGCTTTGAAATTGGCAACATTGATAATGGCCGTTGATATATTATTAGGATCAACAGAGTTACCTCGAGCAACTATCCAGGCAACTTTAGTAGGTGTGTAGCTCACTTGCCCCTATTGTATAGATAATTGCACCCGATTCTGGTCCGTGAAGAAGAGCCAACTGAAATATTGTATTCATTTAGTAAAAGTACAGTTTAATCTTTaaatctgcatttttaaaaatataccTCGTTACCtgcaaatttatcattttcaaaccacaatttttttagaaaaagtatGCTAAAATGAGAttgtttttttgcaatttttttaaaaacacattaataGCATGCAAAATTGCGAGGCAAAGGAATTCTAAAGCGGATATCTAAATAGCCACTTGGACTCTTTTAAGTATTCTAGATTGTATTCCtgatgttattttgatggaACAGTCAATTCTATCATGTCATGtcctttttctcaaaaaaaaaaaaattgcagcacGACAACTGGGCATAATCCGTGCAAATAGATCTATTCTGGTCTTGAACATAGTAGGCCTAGTAATTAGTAAAGCAACTCTCTGTGATACAGGGGACAGATATGACCATTTTCTAAAGTGTTAAAATACTTCAATCAAGATTACAGAAACTTTCTTCAATCTGCATAATAGAGTAAGTGCGTCGGTCTGGCTCTGCctaagagcattttcagcagcttcctcgtcattttttctatatttaaagattcaaactactttttgcttccttatgttaaaatacaccccaatagcttcctttaatcattccctatatcattaaaatatttatttttttaattatattatatatatgagaggagagaggagagagaattgtaagaagagagaggagagaggagagtgtaaagaagagagagaaatgttttttttgaatttaataatcataaggatcgcAATAGTAGAATCCTATACTTTAGGTTCTATTGTAGCGATCCTCATGGTTGAGGCTCATTtagggaatctgctgtgggactttttttgtgattttttggacatattccttacacatagggaacagactcccttataaggagtctgctgggaatgctctaaagaAAAGGGAAGATAACTTTACTATACATGGTTTCTGAATTTGCTCAGAATTAtacttttgacaatttttttttttttaataattctttCATATTGAATTAATCTTTTGAGTCCAAAGATATTtgataactcaaaattttttcttttcgatTCGAATggggaaaaagggaaagaaaaaacaaattataaaagagGGTCTTTGCACCACTCATAATCCTAagagaagaaaggaaaggagaaTTATCGATAAAACTTTTAAATACTAAGTGGAAAGTAGTCCATTTAACAATCTAGTGTGTTCGGGAGTTAACACATCTATAGACTTTAAAAGCGGTCCAAAAGGAAAAGATGAAATGCTTCTTATGAAAGTCAGCAAAACAGAAAAGCAACCATGGAGCAAAGCTGGCTGGATACCAAAAAGAGTTGCAAAGGTTTCACCAAAAAGAGGCTTCTGAAGGCAACACTGAATAATGGTTGCTTAGGACAGCCGAGGCAACACTGAAGAGAGGATGAATCGTCACatcaaaattaatctttaaaGACTCAATGAGAGGGGGGACGCTCGGTGGTGGTATAGTTTTGGTAAAGTTTTTTGATATCACATTGTAACCTAAAATTGAATCTCAAAATCACCTGGACTGAGGTTTTGGGGGGGATGGAACTATTGTGTGATACATACACCAAACACTAGTGAGCCATATGTGACAAACAAAACTCTTGTTGCCGCCGTATAAACTGCTTTTTTAAAAGTCCTCTTCCTTGGTGAGCATAGGAGCTATTGGAccggattttttttgttggcttttttgtatttttattgtttttattaacaCTGTCAATTGTATATGGAGCTTGTTGGGTTGCTTTCACACCCTTAtgttactaataataataaaataaaaaacacaagtGAGCCACAAGTTTTTTgtctttgcttttttctttaaagataAGCAAATATACAACAAGTTACACAGGTTGATGACCGTTGATCCTTTCACTGTCAAGGATTAATCTAAGAAGAGGGAAATACAAGTGGTAACAAAGAACTAAGTTGTGAGCGTCAAGATTAGCCCATCTATGAATTTTGGGTGCTGACCAACTCTAGAAGGAAGTTAACACTCTGATGATATTTGACACTAATAATACGATCTTCCAGTCAAATATTAAAGGAGGGCAAGAATCACGGTCaaggaatcatcttccaaaaTGACTTAGTTGATTTTGAGGCCACAAGCTATATATGGAGACAGCTAGCAGTAGAATGCTGAGGCTTCTCCCATGTTTGGGTTGGGGCAAACCCTGGTGCTACAAACAACTACACAAGTAGAAAAATTATCTCTAATTGCAATATCAAAACtcaatttgattatttaatgAGGGAACCATGGAGGACTAAAATGGTGAAACGCATAATTCCAAGCTTTGAGGCGTTTATAATAAGTTTCAAATATGACAGTAACTTTAAAATTCACCGATATATAAAGATTTAGTAATGATCAGCCTCATTCTAACGTTACTCTTAAACTAAATTGAGGTGTGAGTTGGCATAAATATATCTTTTTACTCCAACTTTTCCGGATTGAAGGCCAAAACAAatgtaaataataaataattacgTTCACATGTCAAGGTCTATTGAGGTCCAATAGTAAAGTGGAGTGTAGAGTcgtaataaataataaaagttacCTAAAACAGAGATGAAGTTGTGGAAAGCGACTTCATGCAAAGATCTTCTTTACTTGAAAAAGGCAACagcaaaaggaaaaggaaaagacagATTGTTTTTTACTCTTGATTGACGCCCAAGTTCCGTGTAGCGGTTGAGGCATCATGTCAACCCCTCTAAAGTCCTCTTTTGCGGCAGAGTTTTACATCACTTCTTTACCCTCTTTGCCCTTTCCAGCAGTTTTTACCAAACCAAAATCTCAACATTTGTCTTTTTCTAATAATTCCGTAAAtaattgtaaaagtttttttataaagttcACCCGTCCGAAATACTCGGCAAAATTTTATATCAAGATCAAAATCTCAAcaattgtctttttctaataatttcgtaaataattttttataaagttcaCTTGTCCGAAATATTCGGATAACCCGAGCACGAGTTTTTGACAGGTGGGTGAATTGAAAACCTCTCACAATCAATCATAATCCTTACTAACAAAAGgtgaaatataaaatatccaaaatgtATGAGGGGTATGATTTTTTGGGGGAGTGATTGGTGAAAGGTTGATTCCATTTCCTCCAACTCTATCTATTAGTTTCCTAGGCAGATTTTTGTATCAATATCTCTGCAACAACAAGTGGAAAGGGCTATTGctttatttgcttttgttttccttcactcatttattttttttcttcaaatccattctcttttttttttattttgttttgaggggaataaggaaaaataaagatGCTGTAGAGTATCACCTTTCAAATAAAAGAGACTTCACTTTATATAATAGTGACAAGTTATTAGTGTTCATTTTGAATAgaagaaaaacataataattGCAATCAAAAGGAAGATAATGTctacccttaaaaaaataaaaaatataagataaaataataaataattaaataaaagacataaattttctctaagacagttgaaaaaaatatcatccaacccatttaaaatagtgtcaagtgtctaaaaatatttaaaacgtTAGTAAATCCCTTGAGGAATGTTATAATACAACAACAAGATTAGGCTAAATCATGTATTAAATCTCTTGTCAATTATGCATTAACCATTTTGGATAAGTGTTTTCTTGgctttaaaaagaaagaaacaattgaTAAATTGCTCATTATAGTTGGACCTTATAAGAAATAAATCCTTATGATttcataattaatttataaattcttATGATATGTCtcttataataaaataatctaTCAGTACAAATTCTGACcatctttttgacaaaattctcATGAATtagcctataaaaaaaaagcccacaGTAACAACCTACACTAGCCCTCGCCTCAGATATCGCTACCACCCAATTTCAACGGTCCACGCGCCGACTAGAGAGACTACTGCATGACAAGCTACCGTAGGATCTTCGGCCACGTGTCAGACCAGATCAACAACCGCCGTCATTTATAGACAAGCCTGGGCCCACATATATATCCATTAAATTCATACGTGTCTGCCAGCGCATGCTTACAGAACCCCGACTCAAATGACGAAACTAGCCCATTCTCAACCGTACATAATGGTCGCAATCATATAACAAACAAAGGTCATTTCGGTCATAAAGTCCCGCGCTTTCAAAACGACACGTGCTCGCCGTCCCTCGAACACCGTTAAAGCCTTGCCAAACTTTGTCTTCTAGGGTTTTCAGAATCTTCAGGATCAAAAAGCTCGTTGTTTTCAAGGGGTTTCGTTGTAATTTGGTTTCTCgggaatttggattcctttcgATTTCGTTTTCGTACGCTTGGGGAAAGTGGATGGTGCAGTTGATGAGATCCGCGAATATCAGGCAGGAGCCTGAAACGACGtcatcgtcgtcgtcgtcgtcatGCCGTGACAAGCTTCCGGTGAAGTTGGAGATCGAGGACTCGCTGGAGGAAGAGCACGGGTCGCTCAATAAGCGCTCGAGGCCTTCTCAGGCGTTTCAAGAGGTACGGAATCGattttggtttgtttggttttcaAGAAAATGTGGGGAGGGGTGAGGAAATGATGAAACTTTGgatttttaatcatttcacaCCTGATGAAAACATCGAATTATTTGAAAACGAGccttattttaatttgtattgagtgaatttttttaatcttaattttCCGAACTgcataaaatatgaataattcaAAAgtgaatttccttttttttttagtctcgTTTTTATTGGCAATCAAAAGGCGGATTAGGGtgtgtttatttgtttcttttatattgCTATGAGAAAAGATAGTTCTGAGTTTGTGTATTAGTTTTGTATTTGATTATCGATAGGGTTGCTGATTCAATGTGATTTGTTTACAAGAATAATTCTTTCTGAGAGTACATGACAGCTCCATTCTAAGAGCATATATTGATTCCTTGGAGATCGCGTTTGGGGTATTTGTGTATTAGTTTATAAAGGTTAAAATTTTGATTcgtttttaatttatattaatgcTGCTGAAAATTTTGATCATGTTGCATTGAATAACAGACATATATAACTTGATcttgctgaaattttttaaaatatttattatggtTTTGTGTTTTAGTGAGGAAAAAAGATCTCTTTCAGGTACTTAGGTATGGTTAAGATTCGTTACTAGATCTATTTTTGGAGGGATTGGGTACAATATAGACATAGAGCTTCTTGCATTTCTTTTGGTtgtaatttggatttttttggtatttggattataattatttttggttACTTAGACTTGTTTAGATTAATACCTATAGTGGGATTTGGGTTTCCTGAAAATTTTATGAGGCTTCATTGCTCTCCATAGTAATTggattcttttatttgtttgttctGCACGGGCTTGTTGACTAATCAGCAATGGAGTTCCGGAAATAATGCGTTCCCTATCCCTCCTTCACAATACAACCCGCTTGACGAGCCTAGCCCTTTGGGTTTACGTCTGAGGAAGAGCCCATCGCTGTTAGAACTAATTCAAATGAAGCTTTCTCAAGGGAGTGCTTCTAGTACAGGAGATGAGCAGAGTGAAGACTTTAGCGGAGTAGCTAAAAAGGAAATTAAGGGCACTGCTCTATCAGGTCCTGCTGACAAGCTAAAGGCTTCAAATTTTCCAGCTTCACTTCTGAGGATTGGGAGTTGGGAGGTATCTTCacttaattttcttctttttttttttttccttttcttttaattttatatatatatatatatatatatatatatatatatatatatatataaagaatgaaaaggaagaaagggaaggaaaaaatctttaaaatttttctgaTACTGACATTCTGagattataaaaattttatgacATATGTGACATATAACACTAAATTTTGCAGTATAAATCAAGATACGAAGGTGATTTAGTGGCAAAGTGTTACTTTGCCAAGCATAAGCTTGTTTGGGAAGTTCTTGAAGGTGGTCTAAAGAGTAAAATAGAAATCCAGTGGTCAGATATTATGGCTCTGAAGGCACATTGTCCTGAAAATGGACCTAGTTCATTTAATGTCGTGGTACGTATGACCTTATGctttctctgtgtgtgtgtgtgtgtgtgtgtatgtagcCTATATATAGGTGGTTTGAATGTTCATTAAGGTGCTAAAGTGTGCATGTGTATAAATGGTTAGCTAAGACACCTGTGATCTCTTGTGCAGCTGGCTAGACAGCCCCTTTTCTTCAGGGAGACCAACCCTCAGCCTAGAAAGCATACCTTATGGCAGGCAGCGGCAGATTTTACGGATGGGCAGGCTAGCATACAAAGGTAATAGTACGGATTTCTTTCATATtctctctttatatttttttttgataagtaagactTAGCTAGAAAGTCTTCCGAGGACTTAGGTTGTTCCAGGAAGCTTATAGTTTGCTGGATGATGTTCCAATCTATTTCCATACTTTTTCCAATATGGCACGAAGAATTTGCCATGGCACTACACTGTTATCAGGTTCTGTATGTATATCTCCTGCTTAGCTTTCAGGTAGTGCAGCCCTGGCTGCAtgcaactaatttttttttagaaatttcttttcttcagcCCATGGCATAGTACATGTTGCAATCTTGGTGTTTTTCCTAACTCTTTGTGCATATCTGAAgtatttcttttgctttatgcCAAAAACAAGAGGAAGCGTTTATAGTAAAAGCCATTTGTTCCAGTTGCACATTTGCAGTTTCATTTCTTTAGAGAACATATATGTTCATTATGATGCATATAGAACTCTTAAAAGTTACCTGTCTCATTGAAAGTcccttttttaatatatcagaTTCTACATTTTATCATTTGTGGCATGACAACCTTATGCATGAATCTTCAACCCTTCTATTTAAAGATGCAATTATGTGTTTGGGTATTCAGTTTGTGAGACTTTAGTTTGATGGTTAATTTTGATGTTATTGTTTTGTAGGCAACATTTTCTGCAATGCCCACAAGGGTTGTTAACCAAGCATTTTGAAAAGCTTATCCAGTGTGATATGCGCCTCAACTTCTTAAGCCAACAGCCAGAGATAGTTTTGGATTCACCATACTTTGAACAGCGGTCTTCTGTATTTGAAGACACTGAAGAATCTAAAGACCATAGTTTTGATCAAGTGGATAGTCGTAGGGCATCTGTGTCTGGTTTCCAGGATGTAGCTTCACCAACTGCCACACAGTCATCTTCATTGAAGATTGAGCAAAAACAGGATTCTGCTGGTTTGCTGTCGGAAAATCGTTTACGAGAGGCTCCTTCCCCCAGTTCAGGTACAATGGCAAGCTTGAGCGTTGTTTTGAGCATGCTGATTGATAgctttttactgttttttttttttttttccttctgcaATTTAGCTGTGGGCATTATCAGATCATGGCATGATTTTGAACAGCAATAGATTTTTCTGCTGCTTTTGATGCACTGTGGTGGGAAAGTTTTTTGGTCTCAACCTTGTGGTAATCGATAATGCTTCTTACGATGATTCTGATGtcttaaatatttattgaagttACAATCTTAAGTTATCATAGAGCTTAGGAAATTGATACACTGATACTGAATAAATTCGAACTACCAGGGCTTGTCAAACAGTTCACATGTTTAAACTTTAATGTCTAATCATTTCAACTATGTTTCAAACTTGAGAACTGTTTGTAGCGGAAAGGCCTTTGGTTCTCCTTTTAATCCTGTTGATGTTTCTGGATACTAGACTTTTTCTTAGCCCGAGGATTTTTGcactaaaaaaatttcataccTTGAGAAGGATATTTGGTATTATTATGGACTACAAGTAATACTGATTACATAGTCTGCCTCATGTCGTCCATTCGTTAATTGATTAACTTTCTCATGTTAGTGATGGACACTCGTGCAATTGAAGGTAATTCTGAAGCTGTTGATTCTGCGGGTTCAAGAAACTGGAACCAGATAAAATTGGGTGGGCTCCATCCATCCATGTCAATGAGTGATCTAGTGAACCATATTGGACTTTGTATTTCAGAACAGATGACTTCCGGTAATCTGCCCGCCGCCGATGAAGAAGGTTCAGGATACCCAGGCATACTTGAGGACATTGCTCAGTACCTGCTCAATGACAATCAATTTGCCGCTGCTTCTGATGAGAAATCCCTCATGTCAAGGGTCAATTCTCTCTGCTGCCTTTTGCAGAAGGACAATACCACAGTTCAGAGTTCACCGGATAACGGGGAAAGTTGTGCGGAGGGACCTGACGGTGGAACGGGCGTTCAAGTTAAGCACAACTCGGAACAAATACATGATAATAAATATAGAGCTGACTTGAAAGTTTCTGACCAGGATACAAGGGATGTATCTGGGAGCAAGCAGGTATCAGCTATGTCAAGGAAAGACTCATTTGGGGACCTCCTGCTTCATCTCCCTCGAATTGCATCCCTCCCAAAGTTCTTGTTTAATATTTCAGAAGAAGATGGTGAGAGTCCATCTAGATAGTTCTCTTGTTTATTATTCCATAATTGCAAGAATCAGACTAGATCGCaatttctctgtctctctctcttgcattGAATACTTACTGTCTGTTGAATATAATCTGATGTCTCCAATGAAGCGATCGTCTTTTACTTGAACCTGGGGAGTCATGGGATTCggaaatttgttttgatgaagAATCCTGTTTAAGACCCATGTACAAATCTTTGTATTAGTTGTTGAAGCTCCTTTTGTTACATGCCTTCTTTATGTTCTATGAAGAGCGTGCTCTATTATCTACTTGTAGTAGTTGTACAATTCTTGCAAACGATCAGTTTATTTTATGGTTCTTTGGTGATTTTCCAGTGGTTTAACATGTTTTCCGACAATTCGACTTTCTTGTTTGAATAAGGAGTATCTAAAAAGAGATaggctagaatctaataaaactctCACATTTTGTCCATCAAAATCCTAGGTGGTAAAGTGCCCTGTGCCATCAACTTAGGGCATGTGCCTTTTGCCGCCTAGGATTTTGATGAGCAAAAATGCAAAATGTGgaggtttattaaattttagcatttctcatttaaaAAACGTAATACGACAGGTTCatgtcatgcagtgcttcaaaGTCAACACTGCTTAGTATTATTAGGTTTTTAATACTATTTGTAATGATGCAGCAAAAGTATTAGCTACATTTGCGCTAATTTCCATAAAGACTAATTAAGTTATAAttgaactttttaaaattaggcAACCTTTTGCTGTTCACACCCATACTCACCAAATTTTCAGAAgactcaaatttt from Corylus avellana chromosome ca6, CavTom2PMs-1.0 includes the following:
- the LOC132184672 gene encoding uncharacterized protein LOC132184672 isoform X1, with protein sequence MVQLMRSANIRQEPETTSSSSSSSCRDKLPVKLEIEDSLEEEHGSLNKRSRPSQAFQEQWSSGNNAFPIPPSQYNPLDEPSPLGLRLRKSPSLLELIQMKLSQGSASSTGDEQSEDFSGVAKKEIKGTALSGPADKLKASNFPASLLRIGSWEYKSRYEGDLVAKCYFAKHKLVWEVLEGGLKSKIEIQWSDIMALKAHCPENGPSSFNVVLARQPLFFRETNPQPRKHTLWQAAADFTDGQASIQRQHFLQCPQGLLTKHFEKLIQCDMRLNFLSQQPEIVLDSPYFEQRSSVFEDTEESKDHSFDQVDSRRASVSGFQDVASPTATQSSSLKIEQKQDSAGLLSENRLREAPSPSSVMDTRAIEGNSEAVDSAGSRNWNQIKLGGLHPSMSMSDLVNHIGLCISEQMTSGNLPAADEEGSGYPGILEDIAQYLLNDNQFAAASDEKSLMSRVNSLCCLLQKDNTTVQSSPDNGESCAEGPDGGTGVQVKHNSEQIHDNKYRADLKVSDQDTRDVSGSKQVSAMSRKDSFGDLLLHLPRIASLPKFLFNISEEDGESPSR
- the LOC132184672 gene encoding uncharacterized protein LOC132184672 isoform X2, with protein sequence MVQLMRSANIRQEPETTSSSSSSSCRDKLPVKLEIEDSLEEEHGSLNKRSRPSQAFQEQWSSGNNAFPIPPSQYNPLDEPSPLGLRLRKSPSLLELIQMKLSQGSASSTGDEQSEDFSGVAKKEIKGTALSGPADKLKASNFPASLLRIGSWEYKSRYEGDLVAKCYFAKHKLVWEVLEGGLKSKIEIQWSDIMALKAHCPENGPSSFNVVLARQPLFFRETNPQPRKHTLWQAAADFTDGQASIQRQHFLQCPQGLLTKHFEKLIQCDMRLNFLSQQPEIVLDSPYFEQRSSVFEDTEESKDHSFDQVDSRRASVSGFQDVASPTATQSSSLKIEQKQDSAGLLSENRLREAPSPSSGNSEAVDSAGSRNWNQIKLGGLHPSMSMSDLVNHIGLCISEQMTSGNLPAADEEGSGYPGILEDIAQYLLNDNQFAAASDEKSLMSRVNSLCCLLQKDNTTVQSSPDNGESCAEGPDGGTGVQVKHNSEQIHDNKYRADLKVSDQDTRDVSGSKQVSAMSRKDSFGDLLLHLPRIASLPKFLFNISEEDGESPSR
- the LOC132185853 gene encoding large ribosomal subunit protein bL35c; the protein is MAFATLTVSFHLKISSPLRPPQSTRASHGLSVQLAPCNKWSSLRLGSSHSFSGFFGSVLSQKLSTITPLPLRLRSLTIVSAKGYKMKTHKASAKRFRVTGRGKIVRRRAGKQHLLYKKNNKRKLRLSKLHPVHRSDYDNVIGCLPYLKVNRNAK